A stretch of the Tannerella serpentiformis genome encodes the following:
- the nhaA gene encoding Na+/H+ antiporter NhaA: MITKIRSLSRFVTQKPNASLLLFLTTIAAVVLANSPLVDAYNSCLEYPLDFRFDNFIFFPHHGQPMSLTTFVNDAFMAIFFFVVGMEIKQELLVGELSSARKALLPVIAACGGMIVPVLVYLSVCHSGPAAHGAAIPMATDIAFALAALGALGSRVPLSLRVFLTALAVVDDIGGIIVIAIFYSGHVAATPLFIALGVLVLLTVGGRLGIQHALFFYTGFFVVWYLFTQAGIHPTIAGVLVAFTVPARPKVKLDSFADNMRDHLASLDFTQARHAGKSTVLSPGQVLVLTNIHRLAAHTVSPLQSLVERLNPVVNYLILPLFAFVNAGVHFGGFDLSALAGIPLAIFLGLFVGKTIGIFTFSYLAAKARIVSISPEITKRALFGVSILGGIGFTVSLFIANLSFAAVPDIGDELLNEAKLGIFVGSLVSGIVGYFFLKHQLPERD, translated from the coding sequence ATGATCACCAAGATTCGATCCCTCAGCCGCTTCGTGACCCAGAAGCCCAACGCCAGTCTGCTGCTGTTCCTAACCACCATCGCGGCCGTCGTGCTGGCCAACTCCCCCTTAGTCGACGCCTACAACAGCTGCCTGGAGTACCCCCTCGACTTCCGGTTCGACAACTTCATCTTCTTCCCCCATCACGGTCAGCCCATGTCGCTCACCACCTTTGTCAACGACGCCTTTATGGCCATCTTTTTCTTCGTCGTGGGCATGGAGATCAAGCAGGAGCTGCTCGTAGGCGAACTTAGCTCCGCCCGTAAGGCGCTACTGCCCGTCATAGCGGCCTGCGGCGGCATGATCGTGCCCGTACTGGTCTACCTGTCCGTCTGCCATAGCGGCCCCGCGGCCCATGGCGCCGCCATACCGATGGCCACCGACATCGCCTTCGCCCTGGCCGCCCTCGGTGCCCTCGGCAGCCGCGTCCCCCTCAGCCTACGCGTCTTCCTGACCGCCCTGGCCGTGGTCGACGACATCGGCGGTATCATCGTCATCGCCATCTTCTACAGCGGACACGTCGCCGCCACCCCGCTGTTTATCGCTCTGGGCGTACTGGTCCTCCTGACCGTCGGCGGACGCCTGGGAATACAGCACGCGCTCTTCTTCTACACCGGATTTTTCGTCGTTTGGTACCTCTTCACCCAAGCCGGCATTCACCCCACCATAGCCGGGGTACTCGTCGCCTTCACCGTGCCCGCGCGACCCAAGGTGAAGCTCGACTCCTTCGCCGACAACATGCGTGATCACCTCGCCTCGCTCGACTTCACCCAGGCCCGACACGCCGGCAAGTCCACCGTCCTGAGCCCCGGTCAAGTCTTAGTCCTCACCAACATCCACCGCCTGGCCGCCCACACGGTCAGCCCCCTGCAAAGCCTCGTGGAACGGCTCAACCCGGTGGTCAATTACCTCATCCTGCCCCTCTTTGCCTTTGTCAATGCCGGCGTACACTTCGGCGGCTTCGACCTTTCGGCCCTGGCAGGCATCCCGTTGGCCATCTTCCTCGGCCTATTCGTGGGTAAGACCATCGGCATCTTCACCTTCTCCTATCTGGCGGCTAAAGCGCGCATCGTGTCGATCTCACCGGAGATCACGAAGCGGGCCCTCTTCGGCGTTTCGATCCTGGGCGGCATCGGGTTCACCGTGTCGCTCTTCATCGCCAACCTCTCCTTTGCTGCCGTGCCCGACATCGGCGACGAACTGCTCAACGAAGCCAAGCTGGGCATCTTTGTCGGGTCGCTCGTCTCGGGCATCGTCGGCTATTTCTTCCTGAAACACCAGTTGCCCGAACGCGATTAG
- a CDS encoding SusC/RagA family TonB-linked outer membrane protein — protein sequence MNRRLLFLMLFAFFAFVAWTQAQSVTVSGTVVGKDDGQPVIGANIVIKGTTTGTVSDVDGHFRLTAPRPGATLVISFVGYRTKEVPATASMHVELETDATQLGEVQVVVAYGQQKRRELTGAIGSVDAASIRETPATSLEQTLSGRVSGVQVTQASGAPGGAVVVNIRGTSSISAGNEPLYVVDGMPILSADFSQKAGYQGNTLSGVADINPADIASVEVLKDASAAALYGSRASNGVVLITTKRGSSGRTRVTLDSYVGVQNLWRKLQFLPTAEHVAARNEAINNYNTSLGLSPTDATYKKPVAAAQEGADTDWIDAITRTALHTNHQLALSGGTDQTQFYASLGYYDQQGVMKKTDYTRYNLRTNLTNRISRTVKISADIALSSATTNRATGDGNLYSPWINALSASPDYAVRTASGSFGSINASKYNPVALIDEQEQVTRKYRAIVGLKTTWNILPELRYNLDLGGDYIFMHETGVFPRGTIRGARSNGDVHDLRGFSFSNLAEHTLDYFHQWDKLALKALLGYSYQKTTLDNNFVRGSNFVSPMLKYINSAGSVTEGSSSLSEYALQSLFGRVNLNYADRYLLEASLRSDASSKFAPGRRVGYFPAASLGWIVSEEGFFPKTKSVNDLKLRVAVGYTGNQEGIGYYDYFNTYRASDVAYIGQSGLAFPNSRPNPDLTWEKTLQYDLGVDAALFDRRLELTLDWYHKDTRDLLLSHSINALSGYTRTTSNVGRIRNEGFEAMITGHPLRGRGLTWDVRLSFGYQHNEVVALTKKADGTDNFIEVGPSNILQVGRPMATFYLIRAEGIYQSKEEILAQPGGEALWKRGIRPGDVKYYDKDGNGIINNNDRVAAGSPFPKITGAFINNFAYKGFDLGLDLQYALGAKIYATWKGAYTGGGGQGGTPNGYAIFRDEFEARWTPERPSTDRPRAVADGAAYTNNMMNYTTRFLEKADFLRIRNVTLGYTLPDETVRHLGLSRLRFYAQVNNLYTFTAYDGFDPEVAMNPDRATYRGYDSGSVPHPCSFLFGMNLSF from the coding sequence ATGAACAGAAGACTACTCTTCTTGATGCTATTCGCATTCTTCGCCTTTGTCGCATGGACACAGGCGCAGTCAGTGACGGTCAGCGGTACCGTCGTCGGTAAGGACGACGGCCAACCGGTGATCGGCGCAAACATTGTAATCAAGGGCACGACGACAGGCACGGTGAGCGACGTCGACGGACACTTCCGCCTGACCGCCCCACGCCCCGGCGCCACGCTCGTCATCTCCTTCGTCGGCTACCGAACGAAAGAGGTCCCCGCCACCGCCTCCATGCACGTCGAGCTGGAGACGGACGCTACGCAGCTGGGCGAGGTGCAGGTCGTCGTGGCCTACGGCCAACAGAAACGACGCGAATTGACGGGCGCCATCGGCTCGGTGGACGCCGCCTCCATTCGGGAGACCCCCGCCACGTCGCTCGAGCAAACGCTCAGCGGACGCGTCAGCGGCGTGCAGGTCACACAGGCCTCGGGAGCACCGGGCGGAGCCGTGGTGGTGAACATCCGCGGTACCAGCTCCATCTCGGCCGGCAACGAACCGCTGTATGTCGTCGACGGGATGCCGATCCTCTCGGCCGACTTCTCGCAGAAGGCCGGCTACCAAGGCAACACCCTGAGCGGTGTGGCGGACATTAACCCCGCAGACATCGCCTCGGTGGAGGTGCTCAAGGATGCTTCGGCCGCAGCGCTCTACGGATCGCGCGCCTCGAACGGCGTCGTCCTCATCACCACCAAGCGCGGCAGCTCCGGTCGCACACGGGTGACGTTAGATAGTTACGTCGGCGTGCAGAACCTCTGGCGCAAGCTCCAATTCCTGCCCACGGCGGAGCATGTGGCCGCCCGCAACGAGGCAATCAACAACTACAACACCTCGCTCGGCCTCTCGCCCACGGACGCGACGTATAAGAAGCCTGTCGCCGCCGCACAGGAGGGTGCGGACACCGACTGGATCGACGCCATCACCCGCACGGCGCTCCATACGAACCATCAGCTGGCCCTATCCGGCGGCACAGACCAGACGCAGTTCTACGCCTCGCTCGGCTATTACGATCAGCAGGGCGTGATGAAGAAGACGGACTACACCCGCTACAACCTGCGCACGAATCTCACGAACCGCATCAGTCGCACGGTGAAGATCTCGGCCGACATCGCCCTCAGCTCCGCCACGACCAATCGTGCCACGGGCGACGGCAACCTCTATTCGCCTTGGATCAACGCCCTATCCGCCTCGCCAGACTATGCCGTGCGCACCGCCAGCGGCAGCTTCGGCTCCATCAACGCCAGCAAATACAACCCTGTAGCGCTGATCGATGAGCAAGAGCAGGTGACGCGGAAGTACCGCGCCATCGTCGGTCTGAAGACGACTTGGAACATCCTCCCCGAACTGCGTTACAATCTCGATTTGGGCGGCGACTACATCTTCATGCACGAGACGGGCGTCTTCCCACGCGGCACCATCCGCGGCGCCCGCTCCAATGGGGACGTGCACGACCTCCGCGGCTTCAGCTTCTCGAACCTGGCCGAGCATACGCTCGACTATTTCCACCAGTGGGACAAGCTCGCCCTCAAGGCGCTCCTCGGTTACAGCTACCAGAAGACAACGCTGGACAACAACTTTGTCCGAGGCAGCAACTTCGTTTCGCCTATGCTGAAATACATCAACTCGGCGGGCAGCGTCACGGAAGGGTCGTCGTCCCTGTCGGAGTACGCCCTCCAGTCGCTCTTCGGACGCGTGAACCTGAACTATGCCGACCGCTATCTTTTGGAGGCGTCGCTGCGTAGTGATGCTTCGTCGAAGTTCGCACCCGGGCGGCGAGTGGGCTACTTCCCGGCGGCTTCGCTCGGGTGGATCGTGTCTGAGGAGGGCTTCTTCCCCAAGACGAAATCGGTGAACGATCTAAAGCTCCGCGTCGCCGTCGGCTATACGGGCAACCAAGAGGGGATCGGCTATTACGACTACTTCAACACCTATCGCGCCAGCGATGTGGCTTACATCGGACAGTCGGGGCTGGCTTTCCCCAACTCGCGTCCGAACCCGGACTTGACGTGGGAGAAAACGCTGCAATACGACCTGGGGGTTGACGCTGCGCTCTTCGATCGACGCCTGGAGCTGACGCTCGACTGGTATCACAAGGATACGCGCGACTTGTTGCTCTCGCACTCCATCAACGCCCTGAGCGGTTACACGCGGACGACCTCCAACGTAGGGCGCATCCGTAACGAAGGCTTCGAGGCCATGATCACCGGACATCCGCTGCGTGGCCGTGGCTTAACGTGGGACGTGCGCCTCTCTTTCGGCTATCAGCATAACGAGGTCGTGGCGCTCACGAAGAAGGCTGACGGCACGGATAACTTCATCGAAGTCGGGCCGAGCAACATCCTGCAGGTGGGTCGGCCGATGGCGACGTTCTACCTGATCCGTGCCGAGGGCATCTACCAGAGCAAGGAGGAGATTCTGGCTCAGCCCGGCGGCGAGGCGCTCTGGAAGCGCGGCATCCGTCCGGGCGACGTGAAGTATTACGACAAGGATGGCAACGGCATCATCAATAACAACGACCGTGTGGCGGCCGGATCGCCCTTCCCCAAGATCACGGGCGCCTTCATCAACAACTTTGCCTATAAAGGCTTCGACCTCGGGCTGGATCTCCAATATGCTCTCGGCGCCAAGATTTACGCCACGTGGAAAGGGGCCTACACCGGAGGCGGCGGACAGGGCGGTACGCCGAACGGATACGCCATCTTCCGTGACGAGTTTGAGGCCCGTTGGACGCCTGAACGCCCATCGACCGACAGGCCGCGGGCCGTGGCCGACGGTGCGGCGTACACGAACAACATGATGAACTACACGACGCGCTTTCTCGAGAAGGCCGACTTCCTACGCATCCGTAACGTGACGCTTGGCTATACCCTGCCCGACGAGACGGTGCGCCATCTGGGCCTCTCTCGACTGCGTTTCTATGCCCAGGTGAACAACCTCTACACCTTCACGGCCTACGACGGCTTCGACCCCGAAGTGGCCATGAATCCTGACCGTGCCACCTATCGCGGCTACGACTCCGGATCCGTGCCGCATCCGTGCTCTTTCCTCTTCGGCATGAACTTATCCTTCTAA
- a CDS encoding outer membrane beta-barrel protein: MIQRFSILFLSLLLLGAATGVVAQVHIKGTVVRSGEPAEGVEMAAVRLLNVKDSAMVKGTVTDREGRFDLMGVRQGDYLLHVTYVGLDPLYQRLHISGSKTPVDVGRLTMTEDGVLLGEAVVTARAVEVQVKNDTVEYNASAYKVAEGSVLEDLLKKMPGVEVSAEGAVTVNGKEIKKILVDGKEFFSDDPKAASKNLPAQIVDKVQTYEKKSDLAMLTGFDDGDAEAVINLTVKPGMKQGWFGNAFAGAGSRGRYDVNTMLNRFVDDDQFSLMGGINNTNNMGFTDFAAAAFGGGPGGGRHRFGGFGAGNGITSSGNVGTNFSKRLMKDLTVGGNIRFSGSDNEARAKTDRQNILAGDSTSFDHAESASDTRTRNVGFNLHMEWKPDSLTQVIFRPEFSYGTTHTDAEELTHTLSGSLDSVNASRSRSRVDGHALTASAKLDVSRKLNSRGRTLTLSVSGGGNQSIDNTQNRSDTRFLLFADSTETIDQQVHSDTRGYNVRGKVAWVEPLGHSNFLHLSYRLRRTHRELLRDAYLIDGEGQYTVPDTTTGRNTRSDATEHRLNLSFKMVRPKYDFTLGLNFDPTQTRTVTEVAGRTLYDLSRSVVNYSPTAKLRIRFDKRTDLRLDYDGRTEQPSMTQLQPVADLSDPLNTVIGNPDLRPTYTNSLRLHFGKFVPDRQSAFIFMAGVNYVLNDIVSRTTTDRLTGRRQTTYENIDGNYNLDGRLIINLPLPGKHFTLSSMTYARYGHSGGFIDGSRNTSQATVLMQHAGISFRSSLADIELNGNIRHNRTRNTLSAGRDLSTLNYGGSAAFTLYLPLGFRLESDLTYSTNSGYTDGYSQREWLWNAGASKSFLKNNAGMLRLKMYDILHQRSNISYSATATAIRYSEYNTLSSYVMLHFIYRFSLFKGGANASDMRMPGPPDRGGRDRRPRD, encoded by the coding sequence ATGATACAACGATTTTCGATCCTTTTTTTGAGCCTCTTGCTGCTGGGGGCTGCCACTGGAGTGGTGGCGCAAGTCCACATCAAGGGCACCGTCGTCCGCTCGGGCGAGCCGGCCGAGGGTGTGGAGATGGCGGCCGTGAGGCTGCTGAACGTCAAGGACAGCGCGATGGTGAAGGGCACCGTCACGGACCGCGAGGGGCGCTTCGACCTGATGGGCGTCCGGCAGGGCGACTACCTGCTGCACGTGACGTACGTCGGGCTCGACCCGCTTTACCAACGGCTGCACATATCGGGCAGCAAGACGCCCGTGGACGTGGGCCGGCTGACGATGACCGAGGACGGGGTGCTGCTGGGCGAAGCCGTGGTGACGGCCCGCGCCGTGGAGGTGCAGGTCAAAAACGACACGGTGGAGTATAACGCCAGCGCGTACAAGGTGGCCGAAGGGTCTGTGCTTGAGGATCTGCTGAAGAAGATGCCGGGCGTGGAGGTGAGCGCTGAGGGCGCGGTGACGGTGAACGGAAAGGAGATCAAAAAGATACTGGTCGACGGCAAGGAGTTCTTCTCGGACGACCCCAAGGCGGCCTCCAAAAACCTGCCGGCCCAGATCGTCGACAAGGTGCAGACCTACGAGAAGAAGAGCGATCTGGCCATGCTTACGGGCTTCGATGACGGCGACGCGGAGGCCGTGATCAACCTCACGGTGAAGCCCGGCATGAAGCAGGGGTGGTTCGGCAACGCCTTTGCGGGGGCCGGCAGCCGTGGGCGGTACGACGTGAACACGATGTTGAACCGGTTCGTCGACGACGACCAGTTCTCGCTCATGGGCGGGATCAATAACACGAACAACATGGGATTCACGGACTTTGCCGCGGCGGCCTTCGGCGGTGGCCCGGGCGGCGGGCGGCACCGGTTCGGGGGCTTCGGCGCGGGGAATGGCATCACGTCGTCCGGCAACGTGGGCACGAACTTCAGCAAGCGCCTAATGAAGGATCTGACCGTCGGGGGTAACATCCGGTTCTCCGGTTCGGACAACGAGGCGCGGGCCAAGACCGACCGGCAGAACATCCTGGCCGGCGATAGCACCTCGTTCGACCACGCCGAGAGCGCCTCCGACACCCGGACGCGAAACGTGGGCTTCAACCTGCACATGGAGTGGAAGCCGGACTCGCTGACGCAGGTCATCTTCCGCCCGGAGTTCTCCTATGGCACGACCCACACCGACGCGGAGGAGCTGACCCATACCCTCAGCGGGAGCCTCGACTCGGTGAACGCCTCCCGATCGCGCTCCCGTGTGGACGGCCACGCGCTGACGGCCTCCGCCAAGCTCGACGTCAGCCGCAAGCTGAACAGTCGCGGCCGCACGCTGACGCTCTCCGTCTCCGGCGGCGGCAACCAATCGATCGACAACACCCAGAATCGCTCCGACACGCGCTTCCTGCTCTTCGCCGACTCTACCGAAACGATCGACCAGCAGGTGCACAGCGACACTCGGGGCTACAACGTGCGCGGCAAGGTGGCGTGGGTTGAGCCGCTGGGTCACTCCAACTTCCTGCATCTCTCCTATCGCCTCCGACGGACACACCGCGAGCTGCTCCGCGACGCCTACCTCATCGATGGGGAGGGCCAATACACCGTGCCCGACACGACGACAGGCCGCAACACACGTAGCGACGCGACCGAGCACCGCCTCAACCTCTCCTTCAAGATGGTCCGCCCGAAGTACGACTTCACCCTGGGTCTCAACTTCGACCCCACCCAGACCCGCACCGTGACCGAGGTGGCCGGCCGGACACTCTACGACCTCTCCCGGAGCGTCGTCAACTACTCCCCGACGGCCAAACTGCGGATCCGCTTCGACAAGCGCACCGACCTCCGCCTCGATTACGACGGCCGCACCGAGCAGCCCTCCATGACGCAGCTCCAGCCGGTGGCCGACCTCTCCGACCCGCTCAACACCGTGATCGGTAACCCGGACCTCCGCCCCACGTACACGAACAGCCTACGCCTCCACTTCGGCAAATTCGTCCCCGACAGACAGTCCGCATTCATCTTCATGGCCGGCGTGAACTATGTGCTGAACGACATCGTCAGCCGCACCACCACCGACCGCCTCACGGGTCGCCGCCAGACCACCTACGAGAACATCGATGGCAATTACAACCTCGACGGCCGCCTGATCATCAACCTCCCACTGCCGGGCAAGCACTTTACGCTCAGCTCCATGACCTACGCCCGGTATGGACACTCCGGCGGCTTCATCGACGGCTCCCGCAACACGAGCCAGGCCACCGTCCTTATGCAGCACGCAGGCATCAGCTTCCGTTCGTCCCTGGCCGACATCGAGCTCAACGGCAACATCCGCCATAACCGCACCCGCAACACCCTCAGCGCGGGCCGCGACCTGAGCACCCTCAACTATGGCGGCAGCGCAGCCTTCACGCTCTACCTCCCACTCGGCTTCCGACTGGAGTCCGACCTCACCTACTCTACCAACTCAGGCTACACCGATGGTTATTCGCAGCGCGAATGGCTCTGGAACGCGGGCGCCTCGAAGTCGTTCCTGAAGAACAACGCCGGCATGCTCCGCCTGAAGATGTACGACATCCTGCACCAGCGCAGCAACATCTCGTACAGCGCTACGGCGACGGCTATCCGTTACTCGGAGTACAACACGCTCTCCAGTTACGTCATGCTGCACTTCATCTACCGCTTCAGCCTCTTCAAGGGCGGGGCCAACGCGTCCGATATGCGTATGCCCGGCCCACCCGATCGGGGCGGCCGCGACCGTCGACCACGAGATTAA
- a CDS encoding cob(I)yrinic acid a,c-diamide adenosyltransferase, producing MSYVHLYTGNGKGKTTAAIGLALRAVGAGRRVYIAQFVKGQRYGEIAYIDRRIPTITTHRYGSECFIERKPTPDDISRAAEGLEEVRRILHNGRYGLVILDEATIAIYFGLFTSAELIDAINDRHPDTEVVITGRYATPDLIAAADLVTDMQEVKHYYTLGVEARPGIEC from the coding sequence ATGAGTTACGTACATCTCTACACCGGCAACGGCAAGGGTAAGACCACCGCTGCCATTGGATTGGCCCTCCGCGCAGTCGGAGCCGGTCGACGTGTTTACATCGCACAGTTCGTCAAAGGCCAGCGATACGGCGAAATAGCCTACATCGACCGCCGCATCCCCACCATCACCACCCACCGCTACGGCTCGGAGTGCTTCATCGAGCGCAAACCCACACCGGACGACATCAGTCGTGCCGCCGAGGGGCTCGAGGAGGTTCGGCGCATACTCCACAACGGCCGCTATGGGCTCGTGATCCTTGACGAAGCTACCATCGCCATCTACTTCGGTCTCTTCACCTCCGCCGAACTCATCGACGCCATCAACGACCGTCACCCCGACACGGAAGTTGTCATCACCGGTCGCTATGCTACGCCCGACCTCATCGCCGCCGCTGACCTCGTCACCGACATGCAGGAGGTGAAGCATTACTACACCCTCGGCGTCGAGGCCCGGCCGGGCATCGAGTGCTGA
- a CDS encoding RagB/SusD family nutrient uptake outer membrane protein has protein sequence MRIPLMVAALAASLLAFNGCNLDYPPTAAVSDSSLTDADYQALLNGVYDGAQNYRLVMEDIAADNLNSKSWYADMDDNDPTTSSSNINDLWQQLYGAVQRCNNLINLVEKHTGTSTVNLTEIAAQARIVRAWLYMRIAANWGDAPLLTTVTDEPVSRAPEDSVWMLVKQDLEYGMAHAPAFSTAGYASRVAAKALLARVLLIAPTPVQDKARARQLAEEVIADGHFALAEHYADIWHAKTSKEMILQWTNTTGDSGSYGWFLRSNIVDQYEKENGAGSAAPGGNGRYELPVDQALIRAYEEGDERKAASVRHLKLKNGTETYDCIKYPNTDKSDSYPVVRIAEMYLIVAEAAGYPEGVKRLNELRAKRGVSALQTGSTITAANFMARIMHERRVEFFAEGQRWYDLRRWFNSGPEGRQAVRALCKYRTGEAAGSRPQASDKLNIAENGYNLLWPITTEAIDNDRNLLPNNPGY, from the coding sequence ATGAGAATCCCTTTGATGGTCGCTGCACTGGCGGCCTCACTACTGGCCTTCAACGGCTGCAACCTGGACTATCCGCCCACCGCGGCCGTCTCGGACTCTTCGCTGACGGATGCCGACTATCAGGCTCTGCTCAATGGCGTCTACGACGGCGCCCAGAACTACCGACTCGTGATGGAGGACATCGCGGCCGATAACCTCAACAGCAAGTCGTGGTATGCCGACATGGACGACAACGACCCAACGACAAGCAGCTCTAACATCAACGACCTCTGGCAACAGCTCTACGGCGCCGTGCAGCGGTGTAACAACCTGATCAACCTGGTGGAGAAGCATACGGGCACATCGACCGTCAACCTGACCGAGATCGCCGCCCAAGCGCGCATCGTCCGCGCCTGGCTCTATATGCGCATCGCGGCCAACTGGGGCGACGCGCCGCTGCTGACCACCGTCACGGACGAGCCCGTGAGCCGTGCGCCGGAGGACTCCGTCTGGATGCTCGTTAAGCAAGACCTGGAGTATGGCATGGCGCATGCGCCGGCCTTCTCCACGGCCGGCTATGCCAGTCGCGTGGCGGCCAAGGCACTCTTGGCGCGGGTGCTGCTCATTGCCCCCACGCCCGTGCAGGACAAGGCGCGCGCCCGACAGTTGGCCGAAGAGGTGATCGCCGACGGTCACTTCGCCCTGGCCGAGCATTATGCCGACATCTGGCACGCCAAGACGAGCAAGGAGATGATCCTGCAATGGACCAACACGACGGGCGACAGCGGCTCCTACGGCTGGTTTTTGCGCTCCAACATCGTCGACCAGTACGAGAAGGAAAACGGTGCGGGCAGCGCAGCCCCCGGCGGCAACGGACGCTACGAATTACCCGTCGATCAGGCCCTCATCAGGGCTTACGAGGAGGGCGACGAGCGCAAGGCGGCCTCCGTGCGCCACTTGAAGCTCAAGAACGGCACCGAGACGTACGACTGCATCAAGTATCCCAACACGGACAAATCCGACTCCTACCCCGTTGTCCGCATCGCCGAGATGTACCTTATCGTGGCCGAGGCGGCGGGCTACCCCGAGGGCGTGAAGCGGCTCAACGAGCTGCGGGCCAAGCGTGGTGTCTCGGCCCTCCAGACGGGCAGCACGATCACGGCCGCAAACTTCATGGCGCGCATCATGCACGAGCGCCGCGTGGAGTTTTTCGCCGAGGGGCAACGGTGGTACGACCTCCGTCGCTGGTTCAACTCCGGCCCCGAAGGGCGGCAGGCCGTGCGTGCGCTCTGTAAGTATCGTACGGGCGAGGCCGCGGGCAGTCGTCCGCAGGCTTCCGACAAGCTGAACATCGCTGAGAACGGCTACAACCTCCTTTGGCCCATCACCACGGAAGCCATCGACAACGACCGCAACCTCTTGCCCAATAATCCGGGCTACTAA
- a CDS encoding DUF488 domain-containing protein: MSQPERVVYTIGHSTHPIEVFIAMLRSFDVRLLVDIRGLPGSNKYPQYNQEALQASLPASGIAYLHLPDLGGRRRVHRDSHNTRWRNASFRAYADYMETDDFARGIARLMDEAERQPTAYFCAEAVWWRCHRSLVSDYLKAHGWRVMHITGVGRAEEHPYTQAARVVGNRVYYSDPGLFD; this comes from the coding sequence ATGTCGCAACCTGAGCGCGTGGTCTACACCATCGGCCACTCCACCCACCCGATCGAGGTCTTCATCGCCATGCTACGATCGTTCGACGTCCGCCTACTGGTCGACATCCGCGGCCTACCGGGCTCGAACAAGTATCCGCAGTACAATCAGGAGGCCCTGCAAGCGTCGCTCCCCGCGAGCGGCATTGCCTACCTCCACCTCCCCGATCTGGGCGGGCGCCGACGGGTGCACCGCGATTCGCACAACACGCGCTGGCGCAACGCCTCCTTCCGCGCCTATGCGGATTATATGGAGACCGACGACTTTGCCCGCGGCATCGCCCGCCTTATGGATGAGGCGGAGCGCCAACCGACGGCCTACTTCTGCGCCGAGGCCGTCTGGTGGCGCTGTCACCGCTCACTCGTTTCGGACTATCTCAAGGCCCACGGCTGGCGAGTGATGCACATCACCGGCGTGGGCCGTGCCGAGGAGCATCCCTACACACAGGCCGCCCGCGTGGTCGGCAACCGAGTCTACTATTCCGACCCGGGTCTCTTTGATTAA